In Streptomyces canus, one DNA window encodes the following:
- a CDS encoding DUF2637 domain-containing protein — protein sequence MRLTDISLNWLLPGAVLLLGMLAAVAVLARSKRSGGEHAKDDSWERSEERRRRKEAIYGTASYVLLFCCAAVAAALSFHGLVGFGQENLGLSNGWEYLVPFGLDGAAMFCSVLAVREASHGDAALGSRILVWTFAGAAAWFNWVHAPRGFGHDGAPQFFSGMSLSAAVLFDRALKQTRRAALREQGLVPRPLPQIRIVRWLRAPRETYKAWSLMLLENVRSLDEAVDEVREDKREKEAARLRRRGEQRVERAQLKAISRGHRGFVGRGGGRQLEAPAAPALERASAEPAISNPEPLPVRQRPSLQPVRGASESQSVDLTAEDDTMALPRLDSLERKLKDLEQQFG from the coding sequence ATGAGACTGACCGACATATCGCTGAACTGGTTGCTTCCGGGCGCCGTACTGCTCCTGGGCATGCTGGCGGCGGTGGCGGTGCTCGCGCGGAGCAAGCGGTCCGGCGGGGAGCACGCGAAAGACGACTCGTGGGAGCGGAGCGAGGAGCGCCGCAGGCGCAAGGAGGCCATATACGGCACCGCCTCCTATGTCCTCCTGTTCTGCTGTGCGGCGGTTGCCGCCGCCCTCTCCTTCCACGGTCTGGTGGGCTTCGGCCAGGAGAACCTCGGCCTCTCCAACGGCTGGGAGTACTTGGTCCCGTTCGGCCTGGACGGCGCGGCCATGTTCTGCTCCGTCCTCGCTGTGCGCGAGGCCAGCCACGGCGACGCCGCGCTCGGCTCCCGGATACTGGTGTGGACGTTCGCGGGCGCCGCGGCCTGGTTCAACTGGGTGCACGCGCCCAGGGGTTTCGGTCACGACGGCGCGCCTCAGTTCTTCTCCGGCATGTCCCTCTCGGCGGCCGTCCTCTTCGACCGCGCGCTGAAGCAGACCCGCCGGGCCGCGCTGCGCGAGCAGGGTCTGGTGCCGCGTCCGCTGCCCCAGATCCGCATCGTCCGCTGGCTGAGGGCGCCGCGTGAGACGTACAAGGCCTGGTCGCTGATGCTGCTGGAGAACGTGCGCAGCCTCGACGAGGCCGTCGACGAGGTCCGCGAGGACAAGCGGGAGAAGGAAGCGGCCCGACTGCGTCGGCGCGGCGAGCAGCGCGTGGAGCGAGCCCAGCTCAAGGCGATCAGCCGGGGACACCGCGGCTTCGTCGGCCGGGGCGGCGGGCGCCAGTTGGAGGCCCCGGCGGCCCCGGCTCTGGAGCGAGCCTCCGCGGAGCCTGCCATATCCAACCCGGAGCCGCTGCCCGTACGCCAGCGTCCCTCTCTCCAGCCCGTCCGCGGCGCGTCTGAGTCGCAGTCCGTCGACCTCACCGCGGAGGACGACACAATGGCCCTGCCGCGACTCGACTCGCTGGAGCGCAAACTCAAGGATCTTGAGCAGCAGTTCGGCTGA
- a CDS encoding GntR family transcriptional regulator encodes MKQGAQGSAGKGGVERAMDLAVGAVRVPPQMRAPDAARARAETGSGVRGEHTHSEVPIPRPVIQRASVRGQILDALRTALVTGELRPGEVYSAPALGERFGVSATPVREAMQQLALEGAVEVVPNRGFRVVERGARELAELAEVRALIEVPVMLRLARSVSVERWAELRPVAEASVRAASSGCRATYAEADRAFHRAVLSLSGNEQLVQISEDLHRRSQWPLLGGSAARGRADLIADAAEHTALLDALIARDLDVVRGLVGGHFAGSS; translated from the coding sequence GTGAAGCAGGGTGCGCAGGGCTCCGCCGGGAAGGGGGGTGTGGAGCGGGCCATGGACCTGGCCGTGGGCGCGGTTCGGGTGCCGCCGCAGATGCGGGCCCCCGATGCTGCGCGGGCCCGGGCCGAGACGGGTTCCGGGGTCCGGGGTGAGCACACGCACAGTGAGGTGCCGATTCCGCGGCCTGTCATCCAGCGGGCCTCCGTGCGGGGGCAGATCCTCGATGCCTTGCGTACGGCGTTGGTCACGGGGGAGTTGCGGCCCGGTGAGGTGTACTCGGCGCCCGCGCTGGGGGAACGCTTCGGGGTGTCCGCCACGCCGGTGCGGGAGGCCATGCAGCAGCTCGCTTTGGAGGGGGCCGTCGAGGTTGTCCCCAACCGTGGGTTCCGGGTCGTCGAGCGGGGGGCCCGTGAGCTGGCCGAGTTGGCCGAGGTGCGGGCGCTGATCGAGGTGCCGGTGATGCTGCGGCTGGCGCGGAGCGTGTCGGTGGAGCGGTGGGCGGAGCTGCGGCCGGTGGCGGAGGCGAGCGTGCGGGCGGCGTCGTCGGGGTGCCGGGCGACGTACGCGGAGGCCGATCGGGCCTTCCACCGCGCGGTGCTGTCGCTGTCGGGGAACGAGCAACTGGTGCAGATCTCGGAGGACTTGCACCGGCGGTCTCAGTGGCCGCTGCTGGGTGGTTCCGCGGCCCGGGGGCGGGCGGACCTGATCGCGGACGCGGCGGAGCACACGGCGCTGTTGGACGCGTTGATCGCACGGGATCTGGATGTGGTGCGGGGGTTGGTGGGCGGGCATTTCGCCGGGAGCTCCTGA
- a CDS encoding PucR family transcriptional regulator, translating to MRLRALLDTDALGLRLLGGEDELDRTVRGVMTTDLRDPSRYLSGGELVLTGLAWRRDAADSEPFVRLLVQAGVAGLAAGEAELGNVPEDLVVACVRHRLPLFAVHESVAFATITEHVVRQVSGERAGDLAAVVDRHRRMMTSGPAGGGPDVVLDLLGSDLDLRAWVLSPTGRPIAGPKVAGPGLPADTCAKLAAEHLAAARTGRRGPHRVTLGSSTYSLFPVRSSGRSPQASRDVRETVLSDWLLAVEADAGDWPEERLDLLRGVTQLIAVERDRRDAARTVRRRLAQEVLELVQTGAAPAEIAARLRVAAPVLLPGLGAAPHWQVVVARVEWQDGDLEGGPVAQSLLEEILVDPSATGPEPSDRIAVAHTGDEAIALVPLPAVSTEHDGSEAGILADALLESVRDPLSAGLDDDGRVTLGVSASVHSAEGLRGALEEARHARRVAAARAGRVCAAGHQELASHVLLLPFVPDDVRRAFTARLLDPLRDYDRRHRAELIPTLEAFLDCDGSWTRCATRLHLHVNTLRYRVGRIEQLTSRDLSRLEDKLDFFLALRMS from the coding sequence ATGCGGCTGCGCGCACTGCTGGACACCGACGCGCTGGGCCTGCGGCTGCTCGGCGGCGAGGACGAACTGGATCGCACCGTGCGCGGGGTGATGACCACGGATCTGCGCGACCCGAGCCGCTACCTCTCGGGCGGGGAACTGGTCCTGACAGGCCTCGCCTGGCGCCGGGACGCCGCCGACTCGGAGCCTTTCGTACGACTCCTCGTGCAGGCCGGAGTGGCCGGGCTGGCAGCCGGTGAGGCGGAACTGGGCAATGTCCCGGAGGACCTGGTCGTCGCCTGCGTCCGCCACCGCCTCCCGCTGTTCGCGGTGCACGAGTCGGTGGCCTTCGCGACGATCACCGAACATGTCGTACGGCAGGTCTCGGGGGAGCGGGCCGGCGACCTGGCGGCCGTGGTGGACCGCCACCGCCGCATGATGACCTCGGGCCCGGCGGGCGGCGGACCGGACGTGGTCCTCGACCTCCTGGGCTCCGACCTGGACCTGCGCGCCTGGGTCCTGTCCCCCACCGGCCGTCCGATCGCGGGCCCGAAGGTGGCGGGCCCCGGTCTCCCGGCGGACACCTGCGCGAAGCTCGCGGCGGAACACCTGGCGGCGGCCCGCACCGGGCGCCGAGGGCCCCACCGGGTCACGCTCGGCTCGTCGACGTACTCCCTCTTCCCGGTCCGCAGCTCCGGCCGCTCCCCCCAGGCCTCCAGGGACGTACGCGAGACGGTCCTGTCGGACTGGCTGCTGGCGGTGGAGGCGGACGCCGGCGACTGGCCGGAGGAACGCCTGGACCTCCTGCGGGGCGTCACCCAGCTGATCGCGGTCGAGCGGGACCGCAGGGACGCGGCGCGCACGGTCCGCCGCCGCCTGGCCCAGGAGGTCCTGGAGCTGGTCCAGACGGGAGCGGCACCGGCCGAGATCGCCGCCCGCCTCAGGGTGGCCGCCCCGGTCCTCCTCCCCGGCCTGGGAGCCGCCCCTCACTGGCAGGTGGTGGTGGCCCGGGTCGAGTGGCAGGACGGCGACCTGGAGGGCGGGCCCGTGGCCCAGTCGCTCCTGGAGGAGATCCTGGTGGACCCGTCGGCCACGGGCCCCGAACCGTCCGACCGCATAGCGGTGGCCCACACCGGCGACGAGGCGATCGCCCTGGTCCCCCTCCCGGCGGTGTCCACCGAGCACGACGGCTCCGAGGCCGGGATCCTGGCGGACGCCCTCCTGGAATCCGTACGGGACCCCCTCTCCGCCGGCCTGGACGACGACGGCAGGGTCACCCTGGGCGTCAGCGCGTCGGTCCACTCGGCGGAGGGACTCAGAGGCGCCCTGGAGGAGGCCCGCCACGCCCGCAGGGTGGCGGCGGCCCGCGCCGGCAGGGTCTGCGCGGCAGGCCACCAGGAGCTGGCCTCACACGTCCTGCTGCTGCCCTTCGTGCCCGACGACGTCCGCCGAGCCTTCACGGCCCGTCTCCTCGACCCGCTCCGCGACTACGACCGCCGCCACCGGGCCGAACTCATCCCCACCCTGGAGGCCTTCCTCGACTGCGACGGTTCGTGGACCCGCTGCGCGACCCGTCTCCACCTGCACGTCAACACGCTGCGCTACCGCGTCGGGCGGATCGAGCAGTTGACGAGCCGGGACCTCTCACGCCTCGAGGACAAGCTGGATTTCTTCCTGGCACTGCGGATGAGCTGA
- a CDS encoding ATP-binding protein: protein MEEKADSALEQAQSPQLRRRLERADLGAVPETRRALRELLRHWGRPGRSEIAELLASELVTNALVHTDDDAVVTATVGPRALRVEVRDFVARRPRMRVPNAGDGTHGRGLVLVQSLADAWGVRAHGVGKAVWFELDAGTA from the coding sequence ATGGAGGAGAAGGCGGACAGCGCCCTGGAGCAGGCGCAGTCGCCTCAGCTCCGGCGCAGACTGGAGCGGGCGGACCTGGGGGCCGTACCCGAGACACGCAGGGCCTTGCGCGAGTTGTTACGACATTGGGGGAGGCCCGGACGATCCGAGATAGCCGAACTGCTCGCCAGTGAACTCGTCACCAACGCACTCGTGCACACCGACGACGACGCGGTCGTGACGGCCACGGTGGGGCCCCGGGCGCTGAGGGTCGAGGTGCGGGACTTCGTGGCCCGCAGACCCCGGATGCGCGTACCGAACGCCGGCGACGGTACACACGGCAGGGGCCTGGTCCTGGTGCAGTCCCTCGCGGACGCCTGGGGCGTACGGGCACACGGCGTGGGCAAGGCCGTCTGGTTCGAACTCGACGCCGGAACGGCGTGA
- a CDS encoding pyruvate dehydrogenase: MAKQNVAEQFVDILVKAGVKRLYGVVGDSLNPVVDAVRRNSAIDWVHVRHEETAAFAAGAEAQITGTLAACAGSCGPGNLHLINGLYDAHRSMAPVLALASHIPSSEIGLGYFQETHPDQLFRECSHYSEMISNPQQMPRLLQTAIQNAVGRSGVSVVTLPGDIADQPAPDKAAETALVTSRPSVRPGDAEIDKLVEMIDKADRVTLFCGSGTAGAHAEVMEFAEKVKSPVGHALRGKEWIQYDNPFDVGMSGLLGYGAAYEATHECDLLILLGTDFPYNAFLPDDVKIAQVDVRPEHLGRRSKLDLAVWGDVKETLRCLTPRVKAKTNRRFLDKMLKKHADALEGVVKAYTRKVDKHVPIHPEYVASVLDELADDDAVFTVDTGMCNVWAARYISPNGRRRVIGSFSHGSMANALPMAIGAQFTDRGRQVVSMSGDGGFSMLMGDFLTLVQYDLPVKVVLFNNSSLGMVELEMLVAGLPSYGTTNKNPDFAAVARACGAHGVRVEKPKDLAGALKSAFKHKGPALVDIVTDPNALSIPPKISTEMVTGFALSASKIVLDGGVGRMLQMARSNLRNVPRP, encoded by the coding sequence CCGTCCGCCGCAACTCCGCCATCGACTGGGTGCACGTACGGCACGAGGAGACCGCCGCCTTCGCCGCGGGCGCGGAGGCCCAGATCACCGGCACTCTCGCCGCCTGCGCCGGTTCCTGCGGACCCGGCAACCTGCACCTCATCAACGGGCTCTACGACGCCCACCGCTCGATGGCCCCCGTGCTCGCCCTCGCCTCGCACATCCCCTCCAGCGAGATCGGCCTCGGCTACTTCCAGGAGACCCACCCGGACCAGCTGTTCCGCGAGTGCAGCCACTACAGCGAGATGATCTCCAACCCGCAGCAGATGCCGAGGCTGCTCCAGACCGCCATCCAGAACGCCGTCGGCCGCTCCGGCGTCAGCGTCGTCACCCTCCCCGGCGACATCGCCGACCAGCCCGCCCCCGACAAGGCCGCCGAGACCGCCCTCGTCACCTCCCGGCCCAGCGTCCGCCCCGGCGACGCCGAGATCGACAAGCTCGTCGAGATGATCGACAAGGCCGACAGGGTCACCCTGTTCTGCGGCAGCGGCACGGCGGGCGCGCACGCCGAGGTCATGGAGTTCGCCGAGAAGGTCAAGTCACCGGTGGGGCACGCCCTCAGGGGCAAGGAGTGGATCCAGTACGACAACCCCTTCGACGTCGGCATGAGCGGACTGCTCGGCTACGGCGCCGCCTACGAGGCCACCCACGAGTGCGACCTGCTGATCCTGCTCGGCACCGACTTCCCGTACAACGCCTTCCTCCCCGACGACGTCAAGATCGCCCAAGTCGACGTACGTCCGGAGCACTTGGGCCGCCGCTCCAAGCTCGACCTCGCCGTGTGGGGCGACGTGAAGGAGACCCTGCGCTGTCTGACGCCCCGGGTGAAGGCCAAGACGAACCGGCGCTTCCTCGACAAGATGCTCAAGAAGCACGCCGACGCACTCGAAGGGGTCGTGAAGGCGTACACCCGCAAGGTCGACAAGCACGTCCCGATCCATCCCGAGTACGTGGCCTCCGTACTCGACGAACTCGCCGACGACGACGCGGTGTTCACCGTCGACACCGGCATGTGCAATGTGTGGGCCGCCCGTTACATCTCGCCCAACGGCCGCCGCCGGGTGATCGGTTCCTTCTCACACGGCTCGATGGCCAACGCGCTGCCGATGGCGATCGGGGCGCAGTTCACCGACCGCGGGCGACAGGTCGTGTCGATGTCCGGCGACGGTGGGTTCTCCATGCTGATGGGCGACTTCCTGACCCTCGTCCAGTACGACCTCCCCGTGAAGGTCGTCCTCTTCAACAACTCCTCGCTCGGCATGGTCGAGTTGGAGATGCTGGTCGCCGGGCTCCCCTCCTACGGCACCACCAACAAGAACCCCGACTTCGCGGCCGTGGCCCGCGCCTGCGGTGCCCATGGCGTGCGCGTGGAGAAGCCCAAGGACCTCGCCGGGGCACTGAAGTCGGCGTTCAAGCACAAGGGTCCCGCCCTCGTCGACATCGTCACCGACCCCAACGCCCTCTCCATCCCGCCGAAGATCAGCACCGAGATGGTCACCGGCTTCGCCCTGTCCGCCTCGAAGATCGTCCTTGACGGAGGAGTCGGCCGCATGCTCCAGATGGCCCGCTCCAACCTCCGGAACGTCCCCCGGCCCTGA
- a CDS encoding helix-turn-helix domain-containing protein, with product MSAPEPQDDVQEFAALLRRLKEGTDRSYGSLARRLGMNTSTLHRYCAGDAVPVDFAPAERFAALCGASAEERMDLHRLWLSAVAARQRPRTAESSETSESSESTAALVVPAGAGPTEVAGDPRADAACEPGPESAFEGPDDSESAGEPDTVRVTGSAPPPRPWYRRRRFLVTAAAVVVALATLGSLSALPSGRPASDKVAQAPDPSSRTTASGLPDRSGSPSPRPSATSASPSAETTGTRPSASASHGRGTAKEGPGAGQQGTSVGTPLTWSANSQIWEGSCGHDYVIDKPPSQVPPPPLVQDAGIWAATQGAIHGRETKVQISVQGRSSTAVVLEALRVRITGRSSPAPGTAYAMDQGCGGGITPRGFDVNLDIDRPIAHAVAGNDTGQTVPAVQFPYRVSATDPEVLLVTATTQTYDCNWYLELDWSSQGRTGTVRIDDHGRPFRTTSIKGLTRLWYGTNAAGERAWVESGT from the coding sequence TTGTCGGCACCTGAACCACAGGACGATGTCCAGGAGTTCGCGGCCCTGCTGCGGCGGCTGAAGGAGGGCACGGACCGCAGCTACGGCTCGCTGGCCCGGCGGCTGGGCATGAACACCTCGACCCTGCACCGGTACTGCGCGGGCGACGCGGTACCGGTCGACTTCGCACCGGCGGAACGGTTCGCGGCGCTGTGCGGGGCATCGGCCGAGGAGCGGATGGACCTGCACCGGCTGTGGCTCTCGGCGGTCGCGGCGAGACAGCGACCGCGGACTGCGGAGTCGTCTGAGACGTCGGAGTCGTCGGAGTCGACAGCGGCTCTGGTCGTGCCGGCGGGGGCAGGGCCGACGGAGGTAGCGGGCGACCCTCGCGCGGACGCAGCCTGCGAGCCGGGCCCGGAGAGCGCATTCGAGGGACCGGACGACAGTGAGAGTGCGGGTGAGCCGGACACCGTGCGGGTGACGGGGTCCGCTCCCCCGCCCCGCCCCTGGTACCGCCGTCGGCGTTTCCTCGTCACCGCGGCCGCCGTCGTGGTCGCTCTCGCCACTCTGGGCAGTCTTTCGGCGCTGCCGTCCGGCCGTCCCGCCTCGGACAAGGTGGCCCAGGCTCCTGACCCGTCATCCCGGACGACCGCGTCGGGCCTGCCGGACCGTTCCGGATCGCCGTCACCGAGACCCTCCGCCACGTCCGCCTCCCCCTCGGCCGAGACCACCGGAACGCGGCCCTCCGCCTCGGCGTCCCACGGCCGCGGCACCGCGAAGGAGGGCCCGGGGGCCGGACAGCAGGGGACCTCCGTCGGCACGCCCCTGACCTGGAGCGCGAACTCCCAGATCTGGGAGGGAAGCTGCGGTCACGACTACGTCATCGACAAGCCGCCCTCCCAGGTTCCCCCGCCCCCGCTCGTGCAGGACGCCGGGATCTGGGCGGCGACGCAGGGCGCGATCCACGGGCGGGAGACGAAGGTGCAGATCTCCGTGCAGGGACGGTCGTCCACGGCCGTCGTCCTGGAGGCGCTCCGCGTCCGGATCACCGGCCGCAGCTCCCCGGCACCCGGTACCGCGTACGCCATGGACCAGGGCTGTGGCGGCGGGATCACCCCGCGCGGCTTCGACGTGAACCTGGACATCGACCGCCCCATCGCCCACGCGGTCGCCGGCAACGACACCGGACAGACCGTCCCCGCGGTGCAGTTCCCCTACCGGGTCTCCGCCACGGACCCGGAGGTACTGCTGGTCACCGCGACGACGCAGACGTACGACTGCAACTGGTACCTCGAACTCGACTGGTCCTCGCAGGGCCGCACCGGCACGGTCCGCATCGACGACCACGGCCGCCCGTTCCGCACGACCAGCATCAAGGGCCTGACGCGTCTCTGGTACGGCACGAACGCCGCGGGCGAGCGGGCCTGGGTGGAGTCCGGCACCTAG
- a CDS encoding FAD binding domain-containing protein, producing the protein MDFLRPASWEEALAAKAEHPTAVPIAGGTDVMVEINFDHRRPEYLLDLNRVGDLTEWEVGEDAVRLGASVPYTRIMEDLRGELPGLALASHTVASPQIRNRGGVGGNLGTASPAGDAHPALLAAGAEVEVESVRGSRLIPIDAFYTGVKRNALAADELIRAVHIKKADGPQQYSKVGTRNAMVIAVCAFGLALHPVTRTVRTGIGSAAPTPVRAKAAEEFLNAALEEGGFWDNGKIITPSVAKQFADLCAASCNPIDDVRGTASYRRHAVGIMARRTLTWTWESYRGTAATTEGAA; encoded by the coding sequence ATGGACTTCCTTCGCCCCGCCAGCTGGGAGGAGGCGCTCGCCGCCAAGGCCGAGCACCCCACCGCTGTGCCCATCGCGGGCGGCACCGACGTGATGGTCGAGATCAACTTCGACCATCGGCGGCCCGAGTACCTGCTCGACCTGAACCGCGTCGGCGACCTCACCGAGTGGGAGGTCGGCGAGGACGCCGTGCGGCTCGGCGCCTCCGTGCCGTACACCCGGATCATGGAGGACCTGCGCGGCGAGCTCCCGGGCCTGGCCCTCGCCTCGCACACCGTGGCCTCTCCGCAGATCCGCAACCGCGGCGGCGTCGGCGGCAACCTCGGTACCGCCTCCCCGGCCGGTGACGCCCACCCCGCCCTCCTCGCGGCCGGTGCCGAGGTCGAGGTCGAGTCGGTGCGCGGATCGCGGCTCATCCCGATCGACGCGTTCTACACCGGCGTGAAGCGCAACGCGCTGGCGGCCGACGAGCTCATCCGCGCCGTGCACATCAAGAAGGCCGACGGACCCCAGCAGTACTCCAAGGTCGGCACGCGCAACGCCATGGTCATCGCCGTGTGCGCCTTCGGGCTCGCGTTGCACCCCGTGACGAGGACCGTGCGGACGGGGATCGGTTCGGCCGCTCCCACACCCGTTCGGGCCAAGGCCGCCGAGGAGTTTTTGAACGCCGCTCTGGAAGAGGGCGGGTTCTGGGACAACGGCAAGATCATCACCCCTTCGGTCGCCAAGCAGTTCGCGGACCTCTGCGCCGCCTCCTGCAACCCGATCGACGACGTCCGGGGCACGGCGAGCTACCGCCGCCACGCGGTCGGCATCATGGCCCGCCGCACCCTGACCTGGACCTGGGAGTCGTACCGCGGCACCGCCGCCACCACGGAGGGAGCTGCGTAA
- a CDS encoding (2Fe-2S)-binding protein has translation MPIPPPAPRSAVTAAYARMTEALPVLTVTELPADTPLPAGDGWFTAAALAGSGTALDTFLAWDDEQVLRDNARKGRPDVIAGFGLHRYTWPACLLFTAPWFLHRRVPRYPAPRVSYDRTRGPMALAVHPGPFACLPDDPAATLPGAYTVPDEESLRAELRDAIAEHMEPLLAAFGPRMRRRGRALWGMVTDEIVEGIWYVAELLGEHERRRAEHALELLLPGTTKPYAGSPAFRVLTGPDGRPLATRDRISCCMYYTLDPDDTCATCPRTCDTDRIAKLTAAAAS, from the coding sequence ATGCCCATACCGCCGCCCGCCCCCCGCTCCGCCGTCACAGCCGCCTACGCGCGCATGACCGAGGCTCTCCCGGTGCTGACGGTCACGGAGCTGCCCGCGGACACCCCCCTCCCGGCCGGTGACGGCTGGTTCACCGCCGCGGCCCTCGCGGGGAGCGGCACCGCCCTGGACACCTTCCTCGCCTGGGACGACGAGCAGGTCCTCCGAGACAACGCCAGGAAGGGCCGCCCGGACGTGATCGCCGGCTTCGGCCTGCACCGCTACACCTGGCCGGCCTGTCTCCTCTTCACGGCACCCTGGTTCCTGCACCGCAGGGTCCCCCGCTACCCGGCGCCCCGGGTCTCCTACGACCGCACCCGGGGCCCGATGGCCCTCGCGGTCCACCCGGGCCCGTTCGCCTGCCTCCCGGACGACCCGGCCGCCACGCTCCCCGGCGCGTACACGGTCCCGGACGAGGAGTCCCTGCGCGCGGAACTGAGGGACGCGATCGCCGAGCACATGGAGCCGCTCCTCGCCGCCTTCGGCCCACGCATGCGCCGCCGCGGCAGGGCCCTGTGGGGCATGGTGACCGACGAGATCGTCGAGGGGATCTGGTACGTCGCCGAACTCCTCGGCGAGCACGAGAGGCGCCGGGCCGAACACGCCCTGGAGCTCCTCCTGCCCGGGACGACGAAGCCGTACGCCGGCTCCCCTGCCTTCCGCGTGCTCACCGGCCCCGACGGCAGGCCCCTGGCCACCCGGGACCGGATCAGCTGCTGCATGTACTACACACTGGATCCTGACGACACCTGTGCTACCTGCCCGCGCACCTGCGACACGGACCGGATCGCCAAGCTCACGGCGGCCGCCGCCAGTTGA
- a CDS encoding bleomycin resistance protein: MPDIAFTDVAPVVPVRNLDVALERYRLLGFAARAYDGPQRYGFVERGAVSMHLSEWSEHDPLRTGAVVYLYVSDADAVHAEWRASGVEGRFVEPADTPYGLREFAYVDPDGTAHRVGSAAGS; this comes from the coding sequence ATGCCAGACATCGCCTTCACCGACGTCGCGCCCGTCGTCCCGGTCCGGAACCTCGACGTGGCCCTGGAGCGATACCGTCTGCTGGGCTTCGCCGCGCGTGCCTACGACGGTCCGCAGCGGTACGGCTTCGTCGAGCGGGGTGCGGTCTCGATGCACCTCAGCGAGTGGTCCGAGCACGACCCTCTGCGCACCGGAGCCGTCGTCTACCTGTACGTGAGTGACGCCGACGCCGTCCATGCCGAGTGGAGGGCCTCCGGCGTCGAGGGCCGCTTCGTCGAGCCGGCCGACACGCCTTACGGACTACGGGAGTTCGCCTACGTGGACCCCGACGGCACGGCTCACCGGGTGGGGTCCGCGGCCGGCTCCTAG